A part of Rhipicephalus microplus isolate Deutch F79 chromosome 8, USDA_Rmic, whole genome shotgun sequence genomic DNA contains:
- the LOC119180108 gene encoding putative nuclease HARBI1 isoform X2, whose amino-acid sequence MAAFAALAELLSSDESTSSSSSSSSDDEDFEERQALCEAFFRETFSESHRERPKILGFIENVARLYTDEQFRQDFRVSRRVAETLIRGFEGLRHYPCSDRGGSPSKTAEEHILVFLWFAANKACLRDVAGRFGMATATAFRVVERTLEYFLDIAEEVISFPGDLDQLSADFEQVSGVPNTIGCIDGSYISIRCPAKKVRSTYVNRHSYPSLTLQALCDHKKKFLDVTTGHPSKIHDSRIFRTSRLSSKLPHVCCSGKYHVLGDAAYPLRDYLITPFRNYGHLDARQRAFNYHFSATRVKIENAFGDLKARFRQLLHLDFLFVDKMNKFIIACCVLHNMCINCGDVDVPPYIDDEHAPWEWEAQPDDVHPNNGPLASTEDALRRQGEEKRERLMQAMRI is encoded by the exons ATGGCTGCGTTCGCTGCCTTGGCGGAACTTCTGTCTAGCGACGAAAGCACTTCAAGCAGCAGCTCGTCCAGCTCAGACGACGAAGACTTCGAGGAAAGACAAGCGCTATGCGAAGCCTTCTTTCGGGAAACTTTTTCGGAGTCCCACCGCGAACGTCCCAAAATTTTGGGGTTCATCGAGAACGTTGCGCGGCTGTACACAGACGAGCAG TTCCGTCAAGACTTCAGGGTGTCGAGGCGTGTCGCGGAAACGTTGATCCGTGGTTTTGAAGGCTTGCGTCACTACCCATGCAGTGATCGTGGTGGGTCCCCCTCGAAAACCGCGGAAGAGCACATTCTGGTCTTTCTGTG GTTTGCTGCAAACAAGGCGTGCCTGAGGGACGTTGCTGGACGCTTTGGCATGGCAACTGCGACAGCATTTAGAGTCGTGGAGCGCACGCTCGAATATTTCCTTGATATAGCCGAAGAGGTAATATCATTTCCAGGAGATCTTGATCAGCTGTCAGCGGACTTCGAACAA GTGTCAGGAGTGCCCAACACGATCGGTTGCATTGACGGATCCTACATAAGCATCCGCTGCCCtgcaaaaaaagtgcgttcaaCCTATGTGAACAGGCACAGTTATCCGTCACTGACACTGCAAGCTCTGTGTGATCACAAAAAGAAGTTTCTCGATGTGACTACTGGACACCCCAGCAAGATTCACGATTCGAGAATCTTCAggacatcgaggctttcttcaaaGTTGCCGCATGTGTGCTGTTCCGGGAAGTACCACGTTCTCGGGGACGCTGCCTACCCGCTTCGAGATTACCTCATAACCCCATTCAGGAATTATGGTCACCTTGACGCGAGGCAGCGCGCCTTCAATTATCACTTTTCGGCAACGAGAGTGAAGATTGAGAATGCCTTTGGAGACCTCAAGGCCAGGTTCCGCCAGCTGCTGCACCTGGACTTTCTGTTTGTAGACAAAATGAACAAGTTCATTATAGCTTGTTGTGTTTTGCACAATATGTGCATTAATTGTGGTGATGTGGATGTGCCGCCGTACATCGATGATGAACATGCACCGTGGGAATGGGAGGCACAACCGGATGATGTTCACCCCAACAATGGCCCGCTTGCATCAACTGAAGATGCACTGCGTCGCCAAGGCGAGGAGAAGCGTGAGCGCTTAATGCAAGCGATGCGCATTTGA
- the LOC119180108 gene encoding putative nuclease HARBI1 isoform X1 has translation MAAFAALAELLSSDESTSSSSSSSSDDEDFEERQALCEAFFRETFSESHRERPKILGFIENVARLYTDEQVSAELPLFIILHEPNFIFLSFPSLQFRQDFRVSRRVAETLIRGFEGLRHYPCSDRGGSPSKTAEEHILVFLWFAANKACLRDVAGRFGMATATAFRVVERTLEYFLDIAEEVISFPGDLDQLSADFEQVSGVPNTIGCIDGSYISIRCPAKKVRSTYVNRHSYPSLTLQALCDHKKKFLDVTTGHPSKIHDSRIFRTSRLSSKLPHVCCSGKYHVLGDAAYPLRDYLITPFRNYGHLDARQRAFNYHFSATRVKIENAFGDLKARFRQLLHLDFLFVDKMNKFIIACCVLHNMCINCGDVDVPPYIDDEHAPWEWEAQPDDVHPNNGPLASTEDALRRQGEEKRERLMQAMRI, from the exons ATGGCTGCGTTCGCTGCCTTGGCGGAACTTCTGTCTAGCGACGAAAGCACTTCAAGCAGCAGCTCGTCCAGCTCAGACGACGAAGACTTCGAGGAAAGACAAGCGCTATGCGAAGCCTTCTTTCGGGAAACTTTTTCGGAGTCCCACCGCGAACGTCCCAAAATTTTGGGGTTCATCGAGAACGTTGCGCGGCTGTACACAGACGAGCAGGTAAGCGCGGAGCTCCCTCTTTTCATAATACTACATGAACCTAATTTCATCTTTTTATCATTTCCTTCTCTGCAGTTCCGTCAAGACTTCAGGGTGTCGAGGCGTGTCGCGGAAACGTTGATCCGTGGTTTTGAAGGCTTGCGTCACTACCCATGCAGTGATCGTGGTGGGTCCCCCTCGAAAACCGCGGAAGAGCACATTCTGGTCTTTCTGTG GTTTGCTGCAAACAAGGCGTGCCTGAGGGACGTTGCTGGACGCTTTGGCATGGCAACTGCGACAGCATTTAGAGTCGTGGAGCGCACGCTCGAATATTTCCTTGATATAGCCGAAGAGGTAATATCATTTCCAGGAGATCTTGATCAGCTGTCAGCGGACTTCGAACAA GTGTCAGGAGTGCCCAACACGATCGGTTGCATTGACGGATCCTACATAAGCATCCGCTGCCCtgcaaaaaaagtgcgttcaaCCTATGTGAACAGGCACAGTTATCCGTCACTGACACTGCAAGCTCTGTGTGATCACAAAAAGAAGTTTCTCGATGTGACTACTGGACACCCCAGCAAGATTCACGATTCGAGAATCTTCAggacatcgaggctttcttcaaaGTTGCCGCATGTGTGCTGTTCCGGGAAGTACCACGTTCTCGGGGACGCTGCCTACCCGCTTCGAGATTACCTCATAACCCCATTCAGGAATTATGGTCACCTTGACGCGAGGCAGCGCGCCTTCAATTATCACTTTTCGGCAACGAGAGTGAAGATTGAGAATGCCTTTGGAGACCTCAAGGCCAGGTTCCGCCAGCTGCTGCACCTGGACTTTCTGTTTGTAGACAAAATGAACAAGTTCATTATAGCTTGTTGTGTTTTGCACAATATGTGCATTAATTGTGGTGATGTGGATGTGCCGCCGTACATCGATGATGAACATGCACCGTGGGAATGGGAGGCACAACCGGATGATGTTCACCCCAACAATGGCCCGCTTGCATCAACTGAAGATGCACTGCGTCGCCAAGGCGAGGAGAAGCGTGAGCGCTTAATGCAAGCGATGCGCATTTGA